A single Pseudochaenichthys georgianus chromosome 10, fPseGeo1.2, whole genome shotgun sequence DNA region contains:
- the ppp2r2ba gene encoding serine/threonine-protein phosphatase 2A 55 kDa regulatory subunit B beta isoform isoform X2, with product MEEESDTRKINNSFLREHNYATEADIISTVEFNSSGELLATGDKGGRVVVFQREQESKSQPQRRGEYNVYSTFQSHEPEFDYLKSLEIEEKINKIKWLPQQNAAYFLLSTNDKTVKLWKISERDKRPEGYNLKDDDGRIRDPSTITSLRVPVLQPMDLMVEATARRVFSNAHMYHINSISVNSDYQTYISTDDLRVNLWNLEITDRSFNIVDIKPANMEELTEVITSAEFHPQQCHTFAYSSSKGSIRLCDMREAALCDKHCKYFEEPEDPSTRSFFSEIISSISDVKFSHNGRYLMTRDYLTVKVWDLQMENKPLETYQVHDYLRGKLCSLYENDCIFDKFECVWNGSDSVIMTGSYNNFFRMFDRNTKRDVTLEASRENSKPRAILKPRKVCVGGKRRKDEISVDSLDFSKKILHTTWHPHENIIAVAATNNLYIFQDKVN from the exons ATGGAGGAAGAGAGTGACACCCGGAAAATCAACAACAGCTTCCTTCGCGAGCATAACTATGCAACCGAAG CTGACATTATCTCAACGGTTGAGTTTAACTCATCGGGGGAGCTGTTGGCCACCGGGGATAAAGGAGGCAGGGTGGTTGTCTTCCAGAGGGAGCAGGAG AGTAAGAGCCAGCCCCAGCGTCGAGGGGAGTACAATGTTTACAGCACATTCCAGAGCCACGAGCCGGAGTTTGACTACCTGAAGAGCTTGGAGATTGAGGAGAAGATCAACAAGATCAAATGGCTTCCACAGCAGAACGCCGCCTACTTCCTGCTCTCCACCAACG ACAAGACGGTGAAGCTGTGGAAGATCAGCGAGAGAGACAAGCGTCCGGAGGGCTACAACCTGAAGGATGACGACGGTCGGATCAGAGACCCGTCGACCATCACCTCGCTACGG GTGCCGGTGCTGCAGCCCATGGACTTGATGGTGGAAGCTACGGCCAGGCGAGTATTCAGCAACGCTCACATGTACCACATCAACTCCATCTCTGTCAACTCCGACTATCAGACGTACATCTCCACCGACGACCTCAGGGTGAACCTGTGGAACCTAGAGATCACCGACCGCAGCTTCA ACATTGTTGACATAAAGCCAGCCAACATGGAGGAGCTGACGGAGGTGATCACCTCTGCAGAGTTTCATCCCCAGCAGTGTCACACCTTCGCCTACAGCAGCAGCAAGGGCTCCATACGCCTCTGTGACATGAGAGAGGCCGCGCTCTGTGACAAACATTGCAAAT ACTTCGAGGAGCCTGAGGATCCCTCCACTCGCTCCTTTTTCTCTGAAATCATCTCGTCCATTTCTGACGTGAAGTTCAGCCATAACGGCCGCTACCTGATGACAAGGGACTACCTCACTGTCAAAGTGTGGGACCTTCAAATGGAGAACAAACCACTAGAGACGTACCAG GTTCACGACTACTTACGTGGCAAACTTTGCTCTCTGTATGAGAATGACTGCATCTTCGACAAGTTTGAGTGCGTCTGGAATGGATCAGACAG TGTCATTATGACCGGCTCCTACAACAACTTCTTCCGAATGTTCGACCGGAACACTAAACGTGACGTCACACTGGAGGCGTCCAGGGAGAACAGCAAACCCAGAGCCATTCTCAAGCCTCGCAAG gtgtgtgtgggtgggaagCGGCGTAAGGATGAGATCAGTGTAGACAGCCTTGACTTCAGCAAGAAGATCCTCCACACTACATGGCACCCCCATGAGAACATCATCGCTGTAGCGGCCACCAACAACCTGTACATCTTCCAAGACAAGGTCAACTAA
- the ppp2r2ba gene encoding serine/threonine-protein phosphatase 2A 55 kDa regulatory subunit B beta isoform isoform X1 has product MKCFSRYLPYLFRPPSTILSSTCHTEADIISTVEFNSSGELLATGDKGGRVVVFQREQESKSQPQRRGEYNVYSTFQSHEPEFDYLKSLEIEEKINKIKWLPQQNAAYFLLSTNDKTVKLWKISERDKRPEGYNLKDDDGRIRDPSTITSLRVPVLQPMDLMVEATARRVFSNAHMYHINSISVNSDYQTYISTDDLRVNLWNLEITDRSFNIVDIKPANMEELTEVITSAEFHPQQCHTFAYSSSKGSIRLCDMREAALCDKHCKYFEEPEDPSTRSFFSEIISSISDVKFSHNGRYLMTRDYLTVKVWDLQMENKPLETYQVHDYLRGKLCSLYENDCIFDKFECVWNGSDSVIMTGSYNNFFRMFDRNTKRDVTLEASRENSKPRAILKPRKVCVGGKRRKDEISVDSLDFSKKILHTTWHPHENIIAVAATNNLYIFQDKVN; this is encoded by the exons CTGACATTATCTCAACGGTTGAGTTTAACTCATCGGGGGAGCTGTTGGCCACCGGGGATAAAGGAGGCAGGGTGGTTGTCTTCCAGAGGGAGCAGGAG AGTAAGAGCCAGCCCCAGCGTCGAGGGGAGTACAATGTTTACAGCACATTCCAGAGCCACGAGCCGGAGTTTGACTACCTGAAGAGCTTGGAGATTGAGGAGAAGATCAACAAGATCAAATGGCTTCCACAGCAGAACGCCGCCTACTTCCTGCTCTCCACCAACG ACAAGACGGTGAAGCTGTGGAAGATCAGCGAGAGAGACAAGCGTCCGGAGGGCTACAACCTGAAGGATGACGACGGTCGGATCAGAGACCCGTCGACCATCACCTCGCTACGG GTGCCGGTGCTGCAGCCCATGGACTTGATGGTGGAAGCTACGGCCAGGCGAGTATTCAGCAACGCTCACATGTACCACATCAACTCCATCTCTGTCAACTCCGACTATCAGACGTACATCTCCACCGACGACCTCAGGGTGAACCTGTGGAACCTAGAGATCACCGACCGCAGCTTCA ACATTGTTGACATAAAGCCAGCCAACATGGAGGAGCTGACGGAGGTGATCACCTCTGCAGAGTTTCATCCCCAGCAGTGTCACACCTTCGCCTACAGCAGCAGCAAGGGCTCCATACGCCTCTGTGACATGAGAGAGGCCGCGCTCTGTGACAAACATTGCAAAT ACTTCGAGGAGCCTGAGGATCCCTCCACTCGCTCCTTTTTCTCTGAAATCATCTCGTCCATTTCTGACGTGAAGTTCAGCCATAACGGCCGCTACCTGATGACAAGGGACTACCTCACTGTCAAAGTGTGGGACCTTCAAATGGAGAACAAACCACTAGAGACGTACCAG GTTCACGACTACTTACGTGGCAAACTTTGCTCTCTGTATGAGAATGACTGCATCTTCGACAAGTTTGAGTGCGTCTGGAATGGATCAGACAG TGTCATTATGACCGGCTCCTACAACAACTTCTTCCGAATGTTCGACCGGAACACTAAACGTGACGTCACACTGGAGGCGTCCAGGGAGAACAGCAAACCCAGAGCCATTCTCAAGCCTCGCAAG gtgtgtgtgggtgggaagCGGCGTAAGGATGAGATCAGTGTAGACAGCCTTGACTTCAGCAAGAAGATCCTCCACACTACATGGCACCCCCATGAGAACATCATCGCTGTAGCGGCCACCAACAACCTGTACATCTTCCAAGACAAGGTCAACTAA
- the ppp2r2ba gene encoding serine/threonine-protein phosphatase 2A 55 kDa regulatory subunit B beta isoform isoform X3 — protein sequence MTTCEGQIKTADIISTVEFNSSGELLATGDKGGRVVVFQREQESKSQPQRRGEYNVYSTFQSHEPEFDYLKSLEIEEKINKIKWLPQQNAAYFLLSTNDKTVKLWKISERDKRPEGYNLKDDDGRIRDPSTITSLRVPVLQPMDLMVEATARRVFSNAHMYHINSISVNSDYQTYISTDDLRVNLWNLEITDRSFNIVDIKPANMEELTEVITSAEFHPQQCHTFAYSSSKGSIRLCDMREAALCDKHCKYFEEPEDPSTRSFFSEIISSISDVKFSHNGRYLMTRDYLTVKVWDLQMENKPLETYQVHDYLRGKLCSLYENDCIFDKFECVWNGSDSVIMTGSYNNFFRMFDRNTKRDVTLEASRENSKPRAILKPRKVCVGGKRRKDEISVDSLDFSKKILHTTWHPHENIIAVAATNNLYIFQDKVN from the exons CTGACATTATCTCAACGGTTGAGTTTAACTCATCGGGGGAGCTGTTGGCCACCGGGGATAAAGGAGGCAGGGTGGTTGTCTTCCAGAGGGAGCAGGAG AGTAAGAGCCAGCCCCAGCGTCGAGGGGAGTACAATGTTTACAGCACATTCCAGAGCCACGAGCCGGAGTTTGACTACCTGAAGAGCTTGGAGATTGAGGAGAAGATCAACAAGATCAAATGGCTTCCACAGCAGAACGCCGCCTACTTCCTGCTCTCCACCAACG ACAAGACGGTGAAGCTGTGGAAGATCAGCGAGAGAGACAAGCGTCCGGAGGGCTACAACCTGAAGGATGACGACGGTCGGATCAGAGACCCGTCGACCATCACCTCGCTACGG GTGCCGGTGCTGCAGCCCATGGACTTGATGGTGGAAGCTACGGCCAGGCGAGTATTCAGCAACGCTCACATGTACCACATCAACTCCATCTCTGTCAACTCCGACTATCAGACGTACATCTCCACCGACGACCTCAGGGTGAACCTGTGGAACCTAGAGATCACCGACCGCAGCTTCA ACATTGTTGACATAAAGCCAGCCAACATGGAGGAGCTGACGGAGGTGATCACCTCTGCAGAGTTTCATCCCCAGCAGTGTCACACCTTCGCCTACAGCAGCAGCAAGGGCTCCATACGCCTCTGTGACATGAGAGAGGCCGCGCTCTGTGACAAACATTGCAAAT ACTTCGAGGAGCCTGAGGATCCCTCCACTCGCTCCTTTTTCTCTGAAATCATCTCGTCCATTTCTGACGTGAAGTTCAGCCATAACGGCCGCTACCTGATGACAAGGGACTACCTCACTGTCAAAGTGTGGGACCTTCAAATGGAGAACAAACCACTAGAGACGTACCAG GTTCACGACTACTTACGTGGCAAACTTTGCTCTCTGTATGAGAATGACTGCATCTTCGACAAGTTTGAGTGCGTCTGGAATGGATCAGACAG TGTCATTATGACCGGCTCCTACAACAACTTCTTCCGAATGTTCGACCGGAACACTAAACGTGACGTCACACTGGAGGCGTCCAGGGAGAACAGCAAACCCAGAGCCATTCTCAAGCCTCGCAAG gtgtgtgtgggtgggaagCGGCGTAAGGATGAGATCAGTGTAGACAGCCTTGACTTCAGCAAGAAGATCCTCCACACTACATGGCACCCCCATGAGAACATCATCGCTGTAGCGGCCACCAACAACCTGTACATCTTCCAAGACAAGGTCAACTAA